The following are encoded together in the Phaseolus vulgaris cultivar G19833 chromosome 9, P. vulgaris v2.0, whole genome shotgun sequence genome:
- the LOC137821212 gene encoding uncharacterized protein isoform X2, whose amino-acid sequence MSRDLDEHGAAFLKHGETSQSLSLSDIFTLKDGYVAPVLKPANPPVRANVLYLSTEFSLPIAEAVKNIFNPYFDKAIWFQNSSLYHFSMFHASHHIVPVLATKEEIEAEASSVKAVVSKLCPLKIVLDRVVLTSTGVLLGCWQVISGTDPVIIRSNLKNALPRAPEKQLYDAAILHTSFARLLGPPRASSPTEQLNTSDDVQFFHGLVNRLNSQIRGFKAVVSELWYVEEYDVLALALNGRMNSRKFKFGCSRT is encoded by the exons ATGAGTAGAGATCTGGATGAGCATGGAGCTGCTTTCCTGAAACATGGTGAAACCTCTCAGTCATTGTCTCTTTCAGATATATTCACACTGAAGGATGGATATGTTGCACCTGTTCTGAAG CCTGCAAATCCTCCGGTGCGAGCTAATGTATTGTATTTGAGCACTGAATTCTCTTTACCTATCGC GGAGGctgtcaaaaatatttttaatccaTACTTTGATAAAG CAATCTGGTTTCAGAACTCTAGTCTCTACCATTTTAGCATGTTCCATGCCTCCCACCATATTGTTCCTGTACTTGCCACCAAAGAAGAG ATAGAAGCTGAAGCATCCTCTGTGAAAGCTGTCGTTTCAAAACTCTGCcctttgaaaattgttttggaTAGAGTTGTTTTGACTTCAACTGGAGTGCTCCTGGGTTGTTGGCAG GTCATCTCAGGGACAGATCCCGTAATCATTCGTTCAAATTTGAAGAATGCACTTCCACGAGCACCAGAGAAGCAACTT TATGATGCTGCAATTCTCCACACGTCATTTGCAAGGCTGTTGGGTCCACCTAGAGCATCATCACCTACT GAACAACTTAATACATCAGATGATGTCCAATTTTTTCATGGACTGGTAAATCGGCTGAACAGTCAGATTCGTGGATTCAAG GCAGTGGTATCTGAACTATGGTACGTTGAAGAATATGATGTGCTTGCCCTTGCACTAAATGGAAGAATGAACTCTCGCAAATTCAAATTTGGATGCTCAAGAACTTGA
- the LOC137822783 gene encoding transcription factor bHLH47-like isoform X1, whose protein sequence is MMGSDTSATVIQKLNNSQDVSRKSRSSPNKQKQEKVPKRIRKAEREREKREQLNELFLGLADTLDLSEQSSGKASTLREAIRLLKDLFSQIQSLKKDSESLLSETHYVSMEKNEMVEENCVLKTQIEKLEGEIKARVAQRGPNLMNVASEMEFAQPEKMRKFPGESLQLSTTESTVQQGHAVLVVPLSNHHGKGALSAHNIAENTSKPTSTISKPHARYPTPMDSWPLQLLAEQPTSN, encoded by the exons ATGATGGGATCTGATACTTCTGCCACTGTTATTCAGAAGCTCAACAATTCACAAGATGTATCAAGAAAGAG CAGGTCGAGTCCCAATAAACAGAAACAAGAAAAAGTCCCCAAGAGAATTCGAAAGGcggaaagagagagagagaagcgTGAACAGTTGAATGAACTCTTTCTTGGTCTTGCTGATACACTTG ACCTTAGTGAACAGAGCAGTGGAAAAGCTTCTACATTGAGGGAAGCCATTAGATTGCTAAAAGACTTGTTCAGTCAGATTCAGTCCTTGAAAAAGGATAGTGAATCTCTGTTGTCCGAGACTCACTAT GTGAGTATGGAGAAAAATGAGATGGTGGAGGAGAATTGTGTTCTGAAAACTCAAATTGAGAAACTTGAAGGTGAGATAAAAGCAAGAGTAGCCCAACGTGGACCTAACCTGATGAATGTAGCTTCTGAGATGGAATTTGCACAACCAGAAAAGATGAGAAAGTTTCCAGGGGAGAGCCTCCAATTGTCCACCACAGAATCAACAGTGCAGCAAGGACATGCAGTTTTGGTTGTCCCCTTAAGTAATCATCATGGGAAAGGTGCTTTATCAGCTCATAATATTGCAGAGAACACCTCAAAACCCACATCCACTATCAGTAAACCACATGCCAGGTATCCCACCCCAATGGATTCATGGCCTCTACAGTTACTTGCAGAGCAACCAACTTCAAATTAA
- the LOC137821212 gene encoding uncharacterized protein isoform X1, whose protein sequence is MTGKTVNLNHSKRVALIWLICAVCFFTLFRMALHNSSQTFSSTSLDSPKSNTEQRSKLYDKMSRDLDEHGAAFLKHGETSQSLSLSDIFTLKDGYVAPVLKPANPPVRANVLYLSTEFSLPIAEAVKNIFNPYFDKAIWFQNSSLYHFSMFHASHHIVPVLATKEEIEAEASSVKAVVSKLCPLKIVLDRVVLTSTGVLLGCWQVISGTDPVIIRSNLKNALPRAPEKQLYDAAILHTSFARLLGPPRASSPTEQLNTSDDVQFFHGLVNRLNSQIRGFKAVVSELWYVEEYDVLALALNGRMNSRKFKFGCSRT, encoded by the exons ATGACGGGTAAGACTGTGAACTTGAATCATTCCAAAAGGGTGGCTTTGATCTGGCTCATCTGTGCCGTCTGCTTCTTCACCTTGTTCAGAATGGCCCTTCACAACTCATCACAAACTTTTTCATCTACTTCTTTAG ATTCTCCAAAGTCTAACACGGAGCAAAGATCAAAGTTGTATGACAAGATGAGTAGAGATCTGGATGAGCATGGAGCTGCTTTCCTGAAACATGGTGAAACCTCTCAGTCATTGTCTCTTTCAGATATATTCACACTGAAGGATGGATATGTTGCACCTGTTCTGAAG CCTGCAAATCCTCCGGTGCGAGCTAATGTATTGTATTTGAGCACTGAATTCTCTTTACCTATCGC GGAGGctgtcaaaaatatttttaatccaTACTTTGATAAAG CAATCTGGTTTCAGAACTCTAGTCTCTACCATTTTAGCATGTTCCATGCCTCCCACCATATTGTTCCTGTACTTGCCACCAAAGAAGAG ATAGAAGCTGAAGCATCCTCTGTGAAAGCTGTCGTTTCAAAACTCTGCcctttgaaaattgttttggaTAGAGTTGTTTTGACTTCAACTGGAGTGCTCCTGGGTTGTTGGCAG GTCATCTCAGGGACAGATCCCGTAATCATTCGTTCAAATTTGAAGAATGCACTTCCACGAGCACCAGAGAAGCAACTT TATGATGCTGCAATTCTCCACACGTCATTTGCAAGGCTGTTGGGTCCACCTAGAGCATCATCACCTACT GAACAACTTAATACATCAGATGATGTCCAATTTTTTCATGGACTGGTAAATCGGCTGAACAGTCAGATTCGTGGATTCAAG GCAGTGGTATCTGAACTATGGTACGTTGAAGAATATGATGTGCTTGCCCTTGCACTAAATGGAAGAATGAACTCTCGCAAATTCAAATTTGGATGCTCAAGAACTTGA
- the LOC137822603 gene encoding HVA22-like protein a translates to MGAGSFLKVVLKNFDVLAGPVLSLAYPLYASVRAIESKSPVDDQQWLTYWVLYSLITLFELTFAKALEWIPIWSYAKLILTSWLVIPYFSGAAYVYEHYVRPFFVSSTENVNIWYVPSKKDSLGKPEDMLTAAEKYIEEHGTEAFENLLSKAGKSRKSGKNANGSY, encoded by the exons ATGGGAGCTGGAAGTTTCCTGAAGGTGGTTCTGAAAAATTTTGATGTTCTTGCTGG GCCTGTGCTTAGTCTTGCGTATCCTCT ATATGCCTCGGTTAGGGCAATTGAGAGCAAGTCTCCTGTTGATGACCAGCAATGGCTCACTTATTGGGTTCTGTATTCCTTGATCACCCTCTTTGAACTCACTTTTGCCAAAGCTCTTGAATG GATTCCCATTTGGTCATATGCAAAGCTGATCCTTACCAGCTGGTTGGTGATTCCCTACTTCAGTGGTGCAGCCTATGTTTATGAGCACTATGTTAGACCTTTCTTTGTCAGTAGTACTGAGAACGTTAACATCTGGTATGTTCCAAGCAAAAAGGATTCTTTGGGGAAGCCAGAGGACATGCTAACTGCGGCGGAGAAGTACATTGAAGAGCATGGAACTGAAGCATTTGAGAATCTGCTTAGCAAG
- the LOC137822783 gene encoding transcription factor bHLH47-like isoform X2, with product MMGSDTSATVIQKLNNSQDVSRKRSSPNKQKQEKVPKRIRKAEREREKREQLNELFLGLADTLDLSEQSSGKASTLREAIRLLKDLFSQIQSLKKDSESLLSETHYVSMEKNEMVEENCVLKTQIEKLEGEIKARVAQRGPNLMNVASEMEFAQPEKMRKFPGESLQLSTTESTVQQGHAVLVVPLSNHHGKGALSAHNIAENTSKPTSTISKPHARYPTPMDSWPLQLLAEQPTSN from the exons ATGATGGGATCTGATACTTCTGCCACTGTTATTCAGAAGCTCAACAATTCACAAGATGTATCAAGAAAGAG GTCGAGTCCCAATAAACAGAAACAAGAAAAAGTCCCCAAGAGAATTCGAAAGGcggaaagagagagagagaagcgTGAACAGTTGAATGAACTCTTTCTTGGTCTTGCTGATACACTTG ACCTTAGTGAACAGAGCAGTGGAAAAGCTTCTACATTGAGGGAAGCCATTAGATTGCTAAAAGACTTGTTCAGTCAGATTCAGTCCTTGAAAAAGGATAGTGAATCTCTGTTGTCCGAGACTCACTAT GTGAGTATGGAGAAAAATGAGATGGTGGAGGAGAATTGTGTTCTGAAAACTCAAATTGAGAAACTTGAAGGTGAGATAAAAGCAAGAGTAGCCCAACGTGGACCTAACCTGATGAATGTAGCTTCTGAGATGGAATTTGCACAACCAGAAAAGATGAGAAAGTTTCCAGGGGAGAGCCTCCAATTGTCCACCACAGAATCAACAGTGCAGCAAGGACATGCAGTTTTGGTTGTCCCCTTAAGTAATCATCATGGGAAAGGTGCTTTATCAGCTCATAATATTGCAGAGAACACCTCAAAACCCACATCCACTATCAGTAAACCACATGCCAGGTATCCCACCCCAATGGATTCATGGCCTCTACAGTTACTTGCAGAGCAACCAACTTCAAATTAA